A part of Rhodoligotrophos appendicifer genomic DNA contains:
- a CDS encoding ArgE/DapE family deacylase, which produces MSELSLRQIDDIIAAVDGGFDRQIALLAELVGQASLRGHEAGVQAVVEREMGRLGLEIDRFRIDLEAAAGQPGFSPATVDYTNAWNLAGYRRSGRDGGRSLALNGHVDVVPTANPALWSHGPYSAVVEGDWMYGRGAGDMKAGVTANLFALAALDMAGITLLGDVHIQSVIEEEITGNGAAMALARGHVADAILIPEPTDEQLVRANVGVIKFAITLRGVPAHPREIGAGTSAIEAGFAMVARLKDLEAHWIAEKAKHPHFAALRNPVALTIGKFNGGEWSASVSTECRMEGRIGIYPGDDPTLRVREFESFVAACALEDPALSRAEPRVEWVGHVHGGYELAPGGEAESMLGWAHGITNDRPLPAYVMPAYLDAAVFALHAGMPAITYGPVAERVHGIDERVSLSSLRRVTKTIALFIAGWCGVANTDR; this is translated from the coding sequence GTGTCCGAGCTCAGTCTGCGGCAGATCGACGACATCATCGCCGCAGTGGATGGCGGCTTCGACCGGCAGATCGCCCTACTCGCCGAACTGGTCGGACAGGCCTCGCTGCGCGGCCATGAGGCGGGCGTCCAGGCCGTGGTCGAACGCGAGATGGGCCGGCTCGGATTGGAGATCGACCGGTTTCGAATCGATCTCGAGGCGGCGGCCGGCCAGCCCGGCTTTTCTCCCGCCACCGTCGATTATACGAATGCCTGGAACCTCGCGGGCTACCGGCGCTCCGGGCGCGATGGAGGGCGGTCTCTGGCGCTGAACGGGCATGTGGATGTGGTGCCGACGGCGAACCCTGCCCTCTGGAGCCACGGCCCCTATTCGGCCGTCGTCGAGGGCGACTGGATGTATGGGCGCGGTGCCGGCGACATGAAGGCCGGGGTCACCGCCAATCTCTTCGCGCTGGCCGCACTCGATATGGCGGGCATCACGCTGCTGGGAGACGTGCACATCCAGTCGGTCATCGAGGAGGAGATCACCGGGAACGGCGCCGCCATGGCCCTGGCCCGCGGCCATGTGGCCGATGCGATTCTCATTCCCGAGCCCACCGACGAGCAGCTGGTGAGGGCCAATGTGGGCGTCATCAAATTCGCCATCACGCTGCGCGGCGTGCCGGCCCATCCGCGGGAGATCGGCGCCGGCACCAGCGCCATTGAAGCGGGCTTCGCCATGGTCGCCCGACTGAAGGATCTGGAAGCGCATTGGATCGCTGAGAAGGCGAAGCATCCTCATTTCGCCGCTTTGAGAAACCCCGTCGCGCTCACCATCGGCAAGTTCAACGGGGGCGAATGGTCAGCTTCGGTTTCGACCGAGTGCCGGATGGAGGGGCGCATCGGGATCTATCCGGGGGATGATCCCACCCTTCGCGTCCGCGAGTTCGAGAGCTTCGTCGCGGCATGCGCGCTCGAAGATCCAGCCCTGTCGCGCGCCGAACCGCGGGTCGAGTGGGTGGGCCACGTGCATGGCGGCTATGAGCTCGCCCCCGGCGGCGAGGCCGAAAGCATGCTCGGCTGGGCCCATGGCATCACCAATGATCGTCCCCTCCCCGCCTATGTGATGCCGGCCTATCTCGATGCCGCCGTGTTCGCATTGCATGCGGGAATGCCGGCGATCACCTATGGACCCGTCGCAGAGCGCGTTCACGGCATCGATGAGCGCGTCAGCTTGTCCTCCCT